The Gemmatimonadota bacterium genome window below encodes:
- a CDS encoding ATP-binding cassette domain-containing protein yields MPHILVDNIVKTFRIAQRRPGLWGALHGVVRREYRTIKALDRVSFELDPGELVGYIGPNGAGKSTTVKVLSGILVPDSGRCEIDGRIPWRNRIANAANIGVVFGQRTQLWWDLPVIESFDLLRDIYRIENGEYHRARDELTALMDLEPLYDVPVRQLSLGQRMRCDLAAALLHAPSVLFLDEPTIGLDAVSKLAVRDFIKRLNRERGVTVVLTTHDMDDIEALCDRVMVIGHGRILSDSTLDDLRARVTRERRLIIDLLDEGQAIEDPDVTFISRSGSRIHLQFDPDRVRTAALISRITAKYAIKDLFVENPPIEEIISRLYDEHELR; encoded by the coding sequence GTGCCCCACATCCTCGTCGACAACATCGTCAAGACTTTCCGGATCGCCCAGCGGCGCCCCGGTCTCTGGGGCGCGCTACACGGTGTCGTGCGCCGCGAATACCGGACGATCAAGGCCCTCGACCGCGTCTCCTTCGAACTGGATCCGGGAGAACTGGTGGGCTATATCGGTCCCAACGGAGCGGGCAAGTCCACGACCGTAAAAGTGCTCTCCGGCATCCTGGTGCCCGATTCGGGACGGTGCGAGATCGACGGTCGCATCCCGTGGCGCAACCGGATCGCCAACGCGGCCAACATCGGCGTGGTGTTCGGCCAGCGGACCCAGTTGTGGTGGGATCTGCCGGTTATCGAGTCCTTCGATCTGCTGCGGGATATCTACCGGATCGAAAATGGTGAATACCACCGGGCCAGGGACGAACTCACGGCGCTCATGGACCTGGAACCGCTGTACGACGTCCCGGTGCGCCAACTCAGTCTCGGCCAACGCATGCGGTGCGACCTGGCGGCGGCCCTGCTGCACGCACCTTCGGTACTTTTCCTGGACGAGCCCACCATTGGCCTGGACGCCGTTTCCAAGCTCGCCGTGCGGGACTTCATCAAGCGTCTGAACCGGGAGCGGGGCGTTACCGTCGTGCTGACCACCCACGACATGGACGACATCGAGGCCCTGTGCGACCGGGTGATGGTGATCGGACACGGGAGAATCCTTTCCGACAGCACACTGGACGACCTGCGTGCCCGCGTCACCCGGGAGCGCCGCCTAATTATCGACCTGCTCGACGAAGGCCAGGCGATCGAGGATCCGGACGTTACTTTCATCTCGCGCAGCGGCAGCCGCATCCACCTTCAGTTCGATCCGGACCGCGTCCGAACGGCCGCCCTGATCAGCCGGATCACGGCAAAGTACGCTATCAAGGACCTGTTCGTCGAGAACCCGCCCATCGAAGAGATCATCTCACGGCTGTACGACGAACACGAACTCCGTTGA
- a CDS encoding ABC-2 family transporter protein: protein MMQSFVLPYTAVLSARFRMILQYRAAAIAGFVTQIGWGAIRVMAMEAFYRSTSAPQPMHLEDVVTYIWLGQALLGLLPWNPDTEIRAMVRSGTVAYELVRPVNLYTYWFSRSMAFRLAPTFMRSIPLAILALLFFGMQAPASPEALVFWLAATLGAVLLSTALTVILSITLMWTISGEGVSFLVSPVIYFLAGMVIPLPLFPDWAQRVLDILPFRGICDAPFRLYMGHIPATEAWAVLFHQLIWIVILVAFGAWLLSRATRRLVVQGG, encoded by the coding sequence ATGATGCAATCCTTCGTCCTCCCCTACACCGCCGTGCTGTCCGCCCGGTTCCGCATGATCCTCCAGTACCGGGCCGCGGCCATTGCCGGGTTCGTGACGCAGATCGGGTGGGGCGCGATCCGCGTCATGGCCATGGAAGCGTTCTACCGGTCCACCAGCGCCCCCCAGCCCATGCACCTCGAGGACGTCGTGACCTACATCTGGCTGGGCCAGGCGCTGCTCGGCCTGTTACCCTGGAATCCCGACACGGAAATCCGCGCCATGGTGCGGTCGGGTACCGTGGCCTATGAGCTCGTCCGTCCGGTGAACCTCTATACTTACTGGTTTTCCCGGTCGATGGCATTCCGGCTCGCGCCCACCTTCATGCGTTCCATCCCGCTGGCGATCCTTGCATTGCTGTTTTTCGGGATGCAGGCGCCCGCCTCACCCGAAGCCCTGGTATTCTGGCTGGCGGCGACCCTCGGCGCGGTGCTGCTCAGCACGGCCCTCACCGTGATCCTTTCCATCACGCTGATGTGGACGATTTCCGGGGAAGGCGTGTCCTTTCTGGTCTCACCGGTCATCTATTTCCTGGCGGGGATGGTCATCCCCCTGCCCCTATTTCCCGACTGGGCACAGCGCGTACTCGATATCCTGCCGTTCCGCGGTATCTGCGACGCGCCGTTCAGGCTGTATATGGGCCATATCCCGGCCACGGAAGCCTGGGCCGTGCTGTTTCATCAACTGATCTGGATCGTCATCCTGGTCGCATTCGGCGCCTGGCTGCTCTCGAGAGCGACTCGCCGGCTGGTCGTTCAAGGGGGATAG
- a CDS encoding ABC-2 family transporter protein: MANPLALYTHYVSISLRSQMQYRVSFLLGTLGQLFSTGVEFIGILALFDRFGSLNQWTLAEVAFFYGIVNVAFAVTDMLSRGFDHVGQLVRTGEFDRMLLRPRSTVLQLIGTEFTLKRLGRFLQGGAVLLWAALYLDIEWSPSVAVLTVITVSCGACFFLGLFINIGTVSFWTTETLELMNVLTYGGIEASKYPLVIYRAWFRRFFTMVIPMGCVTYFPVVAILGRSDPLGTSLAFQYAAPLFGLLYFILSLFIWRLGLRHYRSTGS, from the coding sequence ATGGCAAACCCGCTTGCGCTGTACACCCATTACGTGAGCATCTCCCTGCGAAGCCAGATGCAGTACCGGGTCTCGTTCCTGCTCGGTACCCTGGGCCAGCTGTTCAGCACGGGCGTGGAATTCATTGGCATCCTTGCTCTGTTCGACCGCTTCGGCAGCCTGAACCAGTGGACGCTCGCCGAGGTCGCCTTCTTCTACGGAATCGTCAACGTGGCCTTCGCCGTGACCGACATGTTGTCCCGCGGTTTCGACCACGTGGGCCAACTGGTGCGCACCGGCGAGTTCGACCGCATGCTGCTCAGGCCCCGGAGCACCGTACTTCAACTGATCGGCACGGAATTCACATTGAAGCGGCTCGGGCGTTTCCTGCAGGGCGGCGCCGTCCTGCTCTGGGCGGCGCTCTACCTGGACATCGAATGGTCGCCATCGGTCGCGGTCCTTACCGTGATCACCGTATCCTGCGGCGCCTGCTTCTTTCTGGGACTGTTCATCAATATCGGCACGGTGTCCTTCTGGACCACGGAGACGCTCGAGCTCATGAACGTGTTGACCTACGGCGGCATCGAGGCTTCGAAATACCCATTGGTCATATACCGAGCCTGGTTCCGCCGGTTCTTCACCATGGTGATCCCCATGGGATGCGTGACCTATTTCCCGGTCGTGGCTATTCTAGGCCGGTCCGATCCGCTGGGCACGTCTCTCGCGTTTCAGTACGCAGCCCCTTTGTTCGGCCTGCTCTATTTCATCCTGTCGCTCTTCATCTGGCGACTCGGACTCCGGCACTATCGCTCGACGGGCAGCTAG
- a CDS encoding class I SAM-dependent methyltransferase — translation MANNRQYRSKTLFVGTRGVKEYRASIPRWVNGSDTVLEIGCEWGTTTTIIAEYAATVIGTDVSPVVIERARERHPHIRFETLDAFDVRAALELNEDFTKIYIDMSGISGYRSLLDLIALLNSYAAVLRPEAIVVKSGALKHFASRCIPFGDDGAWQERGHDNR, via the coding sequence ATGGCAAACAACAGGCAGTACCGATCCAAGACGCTGTTCGTGGGTACCCGCGGGGTCAAAGAGTACCGGGCCAGCATACCCCGCTGGGTGAACGGTTCCGATACCGTCCTGGAAATCGGCTGCGAATGGGGCACCACCACCACGATCATCGCCGAATACGCCGCGACCGTAATCGGAACGGACGTGAGCCCGGTGGTCATCGAACGAGCCCGGGAACGCCACCCCCACATCCGGTTTGAAACGCTGGACGCCTTCGACGTGCGGGCCGCGCTCGAACTGAACGAGGACTTCACCAAGATCTACATCGACATGTCGGGGATTTCGGGATACCGGTCGCTGCTGGACCTGATTGCCCTGCTGAACAGCTACGCCGCCGTTTTGAGACCGGAAGCGATCGTGGTCAAGAGCGGCGCCCTGAAGCACTTCGCCTCCCGTTGCATTCCCTTCGGGGATGATGGAGCCTGGCAGGAGCGAGGACATGACAACCGGTGA
- a CDS encoding YdcF family protein, which yields MTTGESRGAHRRKTGILVHGYNLHAGQWEDVTWGEPPERIGRVPMGVLVALSEQADVMVFGSGASEKNGMLESEATAQLLWERFDELAGFAVFIGRETELTRPPAAGRFRQRIESILHLDMTSKNTRDEIAYAGRVFVDRNVERVILVSSPTHLPRCLRDACAIYGEDGAMSGLLRELYAAPSVTGYPGYTAEDVTIFEPAHRPDRPGMDISQVVARVHDIPEYQRDRFVRRLDDLLQEFEV from the coding sequence ATGACAACCGGTGAATCCCGCGGTGCCCATCGGCGAAAAACGGGCATCCTCGTCCACGGCTACAATCTGCATGCCGGCCAGTGGGAGGACGTGACCTGGGGCGAACCGCCGGAACGGATCGGCCGCGTGCCCATGGGCGTGCTGGTAGCCCTGAGCGAGCAGGCGGACGTGATGGTATTCGGTTCGGGCGCCTCGGAAAAAAACGGGATGCTTGAATCCGAGGCGACGGCCCAGTTGTTGTGGGAGCGGTTCGATGAGCTCGCCGGATTCGCGGTATTCATAGGCAGGGAAACCGAATTGACCCGTCCTCCCGCGGCCGGCCGGTTCCGGCAGCGGATCGAATCCATACTCCACCTGGACATGACTTCGAAAAACACCCGTGATGAAATCGCCTATGCCGGCCGGGTTTTTGTCGACCGGAACGTGGAGCGGGTCATCCTGGTCTCGAGCCCGACCCATCTGCCACGGTGCCTGAGGGACGCCTGTGCCATCTACGGGGAAGACGGGGCCATGTCGGGCCTGCTGCGGGAACTCTATGCGGCACCGAGCGTCACCGGATACCCGGGGTACACGGCGGAAGACGTAACCATTTTCGAACCGGCCCATCGTCCGGACCGCCCGGGGATGGACATCAGCCAGGTAGTAGCCCGGGTACACGACATACCGGAATACCAGCGGGACAGATTCGTCCGGCGCCTGGATGACCTGCTACAGGAATTCGAGGTATAA
- a CDS encoding phytanoyl-CoA dioxygenase family protein: MMTPEQRYLFDVFGYLHIENALSKQELEACQRASARYMNTPEDKLPPGFGFDGKRHLHGFAFDKSLESLTRHPSIWPIVRELTNDKPRLISGTLQVDRPGETAVGGLHCAREGFGWESTRYETHHGRVYCDDIIVFPYLDDVLPGDGGLIVLPGSHKANFPRPDSLFNNGLMHGVEELAPGVVNITPRAGDIIVTSELMTHGILEWRPGDRIRRILVLRYKPQHAGLAMPFPDEIKAVLSPETLELIETAHYNHVKDIVKDGQEGDPEGDPEDDHEDDPEGGGQGGTDDGRQGAAP, encoded by the coding sequence ATGATGACCCCGGAACAACGGTACCTGTTCGACGTGTTCGGCTACCTGCACATCGAGAACGCGCTGTCAAAACAGGAGCTCGAGGCCTGCCAGCGCGCGTCGGCCCGGTACATGAACACGCCGGAGGACAAACTGCCGCCGGGGTTCGGGTTCGACGGCAAGCGCCATCTCCACGGCTTCGCCTTCGACAAGTCGCTGGAGTCCCTGACCCGCCATCCGTCGATCTGGCCTATCGTACGGGAACTCACTAACGACAAGCCCCGGCTGATCAGCGGCACGCTCCAGGTGGACCGTCCCGGTGAAACAGCCGTGGGGGGCCTGCACTGCGCCCGGGAGGGTTTCGGTTGGGAGAGCACCCGATACGAGACCCATCATGGACGGGTCTACTGCGACGACATCATCGTGTTTCCCTACCTGGACGACGTTCTTCCCGGCGACGGCGGCCTCATCGTGCTGCCCGGATCCCACAAGGCGAATTTCCCCCGGCCGGACAGCCTGTTCAACAACGGACTCATGCACGGCGTGGAGGAACTCGCGCCGGGCGTGGTCAACATCACGCCCCGGGCGGGCGACATCATCGTGACTTCCGAGCTCATGACTCACGGCATCCTCGAATGGCGGCCCGGCGACCGGATCCGGCGCATCCTTGTGCTTCGGTACAAGCCCCAGCACGCGGGGCTGGCCATGCCCTTTCCGGATGAAATCAAGGCCGTGCTGTCCCCCGAAACGCTGGAACTGATCGAGACCGCCCATTACAACCACGTCAAGGACATCGTCAAGGACGGCCAGGAAGGCGACCCGGAGGGCGATCCGGAGGACGACCATGAGGATGATCCGGAAGGTGGCGGGCAGGGCGGCACGGATGACGGCCGGCAAGGAGCGGCCCCATGA
- a CDS encoding L-rhamnonate dehydratase (catalyzes the formation of 2-keto-3-deoxy-L-rhamnonate from L-rhamnonate): protein MNIRNIRAYTVDLSRARKAVKTTLQREGRQPSGPMDRYPEYRGRRGDAGPAWPSAACIVEADDGTFGLGLTQHSGPVLPIVNEHFRPLLMGQSVMATEKCYDLMVRASAAYGSQGATSYAISAVDLALWDLKGKLLDRPVYELLGGPQKDRISCYATGFDIAWYLELGFRAVKLPMPFGPDDGIDGLNRAVEMVEETRAAIGNDVELMLDCWMALDVEYAVRLGESLRPYRLKWLEDYLMPHDLDGFAAVRRRLPGQGLATGEHWYLAEPFLYAAEHRLVDIFQPDVKWCGGLSAAVRICHIAEAAGLTVAPHGAMNDPYGQHLVFAMPAARWGERSSGVSPPGVHLSDMVELPGTAVIEDGCLIPSDAPGFGIEADRAWLERVAV, encoded by the coding sequence ATGAACATCCGAAATATCCGCGCCTACACCGTGGACCTGTCCCGGGCCAGGAAGGCGGTAAAGACTACGCTGCAACGAGAAGGGCGCCAACCGTCGGGCCCCATGGACCGCTACCCGGAATACCGGGGCAGACGCGGGGACGCGGGACCCGCCTGGCCGTCCGCGGCGTGTATCGTGGAAGCGGACGACGGAACTTTCGGCCTGGGCTTGACCCAGCACAGCGGTCCCGTCCTCCCCATAGTCAACGAACATTTCAGGCCACTGTTGATGGGACAGTCCGTCATGGCCACGGAAAAGTGCTACGATCTCATGGTGCGCGCGAGCGCTGCCTATGGAAGCCAGGGCGCGACGAGCTACGCCATCAGCGCCGTGGATCTGGCCTTGTGGGATCTGAAAGGAAAGCTGCTGGACCGGCCAGTGTACGAACTGCTCGGCGGTCCACAGAAGGACCGGATCAGTTGCTACGCCACGGGATTCGATATCGCGTGGTATCTCGAGTTGGGGTTCAGAGCGGTAAAACTCCCCATGCCGTTTGGTCCGGACGATGGAATCGACGGATTGAACAGAGCGGTGGAGATGGTGGAGGAAACCAGGGCCGCGATCGGAAACGATGTCGAGTTGATGCTGGACTGCTGGATGGCGCTGGACGTGGAATACGCTGTGCGGCTCGGCGAATCGCTGAGGCCCTACAGGCTGAAGTGGCTGGAGGACTACCTGATGCCCCACGACCTGGACGGGTTCGCCGCGGTCCGCCGGCGCCTGCCCGGGCAGGGCCTCGCGACCGGAGAACACTGGTACCTGGCCGAACCGTTCCTGTATGCCGCGGAGCACCGGCTGGTGGATATCTTCCAACCGGACGTCAAGTGGTGCGGCGGGCTTTCCGCCGCGGTCCGCATCTGCCACATCGCCGAGGCCGCGGGCCTGACGGTAGCCCCGCACGGCGCCATGAACGATCCCTACGGCCAGCACCTGGTCTTCGCCATGCCCGCGGCCCGTTGGGGAGAACGTTCCAGCGGGGTCTCTCCGCCCGGAGTGCACCTGTCCGACATGGTTGAACTGCCGGGAACGGCCGTGATCGAAGATGGCTGCCTCATACCCAGCGACGCCCCGGGATTCGGGATCGAAGCGGACCGGGCCTGGCTGGAACGCGTGGCCGTATAA